A genomic segment from Spongiibacter sp. IMCC21906 encodes:
- the bamB gene encoding outer membrane protein assembly factor BamB — protein MKLMRLASALLAVALLAACSSTPTDKEPAELTSFDAEKRVKEAWSYSIGDGQGNAYYRITPAIDGEEIIIASTDGKVAVLNKTSGKRVWKESYDLRISGGVGVASAMIFVGTADGEVVALDRITGDIVWRKAVNSEVLGAPASDGRVVVVQTYAGDIMGLNIENGEQLWVYNTQPPRLTLRGTSSPVIIRDTAMVGLASGRLAAFNVDTGALLWEQRISAPQGSTEIERLADVDGRLLISSDRRSVIATGYQGNVMAVNIANGRPLWSKEASSYVGPSTALGYVFVALADGSVTAFEDDGQGVRWSQTVLARRELTEPAAFKGTVAVGDFDGYLHFLSQLDGRLVARTRVDSDGLRAPMLVDDKLLYVYGNSGELVALKLQDR, from the coding sequence ATGAAGTTGATGCGCTTAGCTTCTGCACTGTTGGCAGTGGCGCTGTTGGCAGCCTGTAGCTCAACACCTACAGATAAAGAGCCTGCTGAACTGACCAGTTTTGATGCAGAAAAACGCGTGAAGGAAGCGTGGTCTTATTCCATCGGTGACGGTCAGGGTAATGCCTACTACCGCATCACGCCGGCGATTGATGGTGAAGAAATTATTATTGCGTCTACCGACGGAAAAGTCGCGGTATTGAATAAAACCAGCGGCAAGCGGGTTTGGAAAGAATCCTACGACCTGCGCATTTCAGGTGGTGTCGGGGTTGCCTCAGCCATGATCTTTGTCGGCACGGCAGATGGTGAAGTGGTTGCTCTGGACCGGATCACTGGCGATATTGTATGGCGCAAAGCTGTTAACAGTGAAGTGTTAGGTGCCCCTGCTTCAGACGGCCGCGTGGTGGTCGTGCAGACTTATGCTGGCGATATCATGGGGTTGAACATTGAAAATGGTGAGCAGCTTTGGGTCTATAATACTCAGCCGCCTCGGTTGACGTTGCGAGGCACCAGCTCTCCGGTCATTATTCGTGATACCGCCATGGTCGGCTTGGCCAGCGGTCGTTTGGCCGCGTTTAATGTCGATACAGGCGCCTTGCTTTGGGAACAACGGATTTCTGCCCCCCAAGGCTCCACCGAAATTGAGCGGTTAGCTGATGTGGATGGTCGTCTGTTGATTTCAAGTGATAGACGTTCTGTGATTGCCACGGGTTACCAAGGCAATGTCATGGCAGTGAATATCGCCAATGGACGTCCACTGTGGTCCAAAGAAGCGTCTAGCTATGTTGGCCCCAGCACTGCGCTAGGCTACGTTTTTGTCGCATTGGCCGATGGTAGTGTGACGGCGTTTGAAGATGACGGCCAAGGCGTACGTTGGAGTCAAACCGTACTCGCTCGTCGAGAATTGACCGAACCTGCGGCGTTTAAAGGCACGGTAGCCGTGGGTGATTTTGATGGCTATTTACACTTTTTGTCTCAGCTTGATGGCCGACTTGTGGCGCGTACCAGAGTTGATAGCGACGGTCTTCGGGCGCCCATGCTGGTCGATGACAAATTGCTTTATGTTTACGGAAACAGCGGCGAGCTTGTTGCCTTAAAACTGCAAGATCGCTGA
- the der gene encoding ribosome biogenesis GTPase Der — MIPVIALVGRPNVGKSTLFNRLTKSRDALVANFPGLTRDRKYGEALFGDRRFMVIDTGGITGDEEGIDSAMAQQSLQAIDEADAVLLMLDSRAGLMPADQGLIQHLRSCSKPVFFVANKVDGTDPDVAMAEFYQTGAAQIYPLTATHGKGVRKLLQDVLEQFPESDEADAAALASGKKIAVVGRPNVGKSTLVNRMLGEDRVVVFDQPGTTRDSIYINYERDGEDYTLIDTAGVRKRRHIHETVEKFSIVKTLKAIDDANVVILVMDGQESIVDQDLHLLGQVIDAGRAVVVAINKWDGLDSDKKAHIKTTLDRRLQFIDFAEIHFISALHGTGVGHLYESIEKAYESATRQLATRNLTMILEGAVYDHAPPMINGRRIKLRLAHPGGNNPPIVVIHGNQTDKVPASYTRYLEKVFRRELKMVGTPIRIQYKTSDNPYEGKKNTLTKRQIDRKRRLVSFVKKKDSKKKRGR; from the coding sequence ATGATTCCTGTTATCGCCCTAGTTGGCCGACCCAATGTGGGTAAATCAACGCTGTTTAACCGGCTTACCAAAAGCCGGGATGCCTTGGTGGCTAACTTTCCGGGGCTGACCCGAGATCGCAAATATGGCGAGGCGCTGTTTGGTGATCGTCGTTTTATGGTTATTGATACGGGGGGGATTACCGGCGACGAAGAAGGCATCGATTCAGCCATGGCCCAGCAGTCTTTGCAGGCGATTGATGAAGCCGATGCGGTTTTGTTAATGCTGGATTCCCGTGCCGGGCTAATGCCTGCAGACCAAGGCCTGATTCAGCATTTACGCAGCTGTTCCAAGCCGGTGTTTTTTGTTGCCAATAAGGTGGATGGCACCGACCCTGATGTGGCAATGGCCGAGTTTTATCAAACCGGTGCCGCACAAATCTACCCGCTTACGGCAACCCATGGTAAAGGGGTGCGTAAATTATTACAGGATGTTTTGGAGCAGTTCCCAGAGTCGGACGAAGCCGATGCGGCGGCGTTAGCCAGCGGCAAAAAAATTGCTGTGGTGGGCCGCCCCAATGTGGGTAAATCTACCTTGGTTAACCGCATGCTGGGTGAAGATCGGGTGGTAGTTTTTGATCAGCCCGGCACCACCCGCGACAGTATTTATATTAATTATGAGCGGGACGGCGAAGACTATACCTTGATTGATACTGCCGGGGTGCGCAAGCGTCGGCATATTCATGAGACCGTAGAGAAATTCTCTATAGTTAAAACCCTAAAGGCCATCGATGACGCCAATGTGGTGATATTGGTGATGGATGGCCAAGAAAGTATTGTTGATCAAGATCTTCATTTACTGGGGCAAGTGATAGACGCAGGTAGAGCCGTGGTGGTGGCTATCAATAAGTGGGATGGCTTGGATAGCGATAAAAAAGCCCATATTAAAACCACGCTAGACCGACGCTTACAATTTATTGATTTTGCAGAAATTCATTTTATCTCGGCACTGCATGGCACAGGTGTTGGGCATTTATATGAATCCATTGAGAAAGCCTATGAGTCGGCCACTCGACAGCTGGCAACCCGTAACTTAACCATGATTCTGGAGGGCGCGGTATACGACCACGCGCCACCAATGATCAATGGCCGCCGTATTAAACTGCGTTTGGCGCACCCCGGTGGCAATAATCCGCCCATCGTGGTGATTCACGGTAATCAGACTGACAAGGTGCCTGCCAGTTATACCCGCTACCTTGAAAAAGTGTTTCGCCGTGAACTGAAGATGGTTGGCACGCCGATTCGTATCCAATATAAAACATCAGACAATCCTTACGAGGGTAAGAAAAATACCCTGACTAAACGGCAGATTGATCGCAAACGGCGGTTGGTGAGCTTTGTGAAGAAAAAGGATTCCAAGAAAAAG
- a CDS encoding tetratricopeptide repeat protein codes for MESYRTEEEQIDALKTWWQENGKSTVLIIVVTLAAVFGWRGWQDHQQSQAGDASAMFDQLLAADAAVQKNGQVTVTAETLAETIKSAYGSLSYGQFAALYKAKYAVLKGDNAAAAEELKWVIDQGPEAAVKSQAEMRLAQVYFAQTEYDQALDLIKGLESTGFGPDALELKGDILLKQGDSDAALAAYRQARKTLAAQQNPSQHPMLEMKINDLSTTIQGAQS; via the coding sequence GTGGAAAGCTATCGTACAGAAGAAGAACAAATTGACGCGCTGAAAACCTGGTGGCAGGAAAACGGTAAGTCGACGGTGTTAATTATTGTTGTAACCTTGGCCGCGGTGTTTGGCTGGCGAGGTTGGCAAGATCATCAACAGAGTCAAGCGGGGGACGCGTCGGCTATGTTTGATCAGCTTTTGGCTGCCGATGCCGCAGTACAAAAAAATGGTCAAGTGACGGTTACGGCAGAAACCCTGGCAGAAACGATTAAGTCTGCTTACGGCTCCTTGAGTTATGGCCAGTTTGCGGCACTGTACAAGGCAAAATACGCTGTTTTAAAGGGCGATAATGCTGCCGCTGCTGAAGAATTAAAATGGGTGATAGACCAAGGTCCAGAGGCCGCGGTGAAGTCCCAAGCCGAAATGCGTTTGGCGCAAGTGTATTTTGCCCAGACCGAATATGACCAGGCTCTAGACTTAATTAAAGGTTTGGAAAGTACCGGTTTTGGACCAGATGCCCTGGAGCTGAAAGGTGACATTTTACTGAAGCAGGGCGATTCCGATGCGGCTCTGGCAGCATATCGACAAGCTAGAAAAACCCTTGCAGCTCAGCAGAATCCAAGTCAGCACCCTATGTTAGAGATGAAAATTAACGATCTGTCCACGACAATACAGGGAGCCCAATCATGA